The Microcoleus sp. FACHB-68 genomic interval GCTCAACCAACCGATAGCCTCAGTGAAGCAGATTGGCAGCAATTGTTCTGCCGGTGGCAAGAATGGCTGCAAGCTTTGGAGCAAGAGCGGTTTCAACCGTGCTGGACACGAGAGGGATACTCGGTTGTGGGGTGGGGGGATATCCAGAGGGAGAGCCATCCTGCTTCTGTCAATGAGTTGCTCAACGTCTATTACACCGGCGAACTAAATCAACAAGAATTCAAGCAGCTACGCCATCAACTCAGTCAAAAACTCAGTAACTTGCTGGCCAAGTTGCAACTCAAAGCCAATACTTTTTCAGAACGCCTGCAACAGTCAGATGAAGCCGACAAGTACCGGCAGCAAGCCGACTTGATGATGGCCAACCTACACGCGTGGCAACCGGGGATGAAGGAAATTATCCTTGCCGACTTTGAAACCGGCAACCCGACTTCCATTCCCCTGGAACCGGAAAAAAATGCGGTGCAAAATGCTCAGTCTCTCTACCGCCGCAACCAAAAGCTCAAACGCGCCCGTGCGGCTGTTGAGCCATTATTAGCTGAGGTGCAGGCTGAAATTGACTATCTTGAACAAGTGGAATCTGCGCTTTCCGGGCTAGATGCTTACCGGGAACCAGCTGATCTTCAAGCTTTGGAAGAAATTCGGGATGAGCTAATTAGCCAGGGGTATCTAGAAGATCCAGAACACCGCACTCAAAGTGATACACCGGCAACGAATTTTTACCGCTACCAAAGTCCGAGTGGTTTTGAATTATTGATTGGGCGCAATAACCGGCAGAATGACCAGTTGAGTTTTCGTCTTGCCGGTGATTACGATGTATGGTTTCATACTCAAGAGATTGCCGGTAGCCACGTCTTGCTGCGTTTACCGCCTGGATCTGTCGCCGAGGAGGCGGATTTGCAGTTTGCTGCGGATCTAAGCGCCTATTACAGCCGCGCTCGGCAAAGCGAACAGGTGCCGGTTGTTTATACCGAACCCAAACACGTCTACAAGCCCAAGGGAGCCAAACCGGGTATGGTGGTTTACAAGCACGAGCGTATCCTCTGGGGACGTCCCCAAGAAGGTAGCCGGTATCTTACGCAGGCCGGTGATAAATTTTCGTAATAAACTTTTGTTACAAAAGTTTAGTGTCTT includes:
- a CDS encoding NFACT RNA binding domain-containing protein — translated: MQPADFTTLTAACSELRHGWLPARLEQVYQRDRHTVALSLRTIDRRGWVDISWHPQAARLCAGDSPPRTPDTFTFSQQLRHQLGGLALVAITEVAPWERVLDLQFARRPGDPILWHLYVEIMGKRSNVILANQENLIVTAAHQVSDRQSSVRPIQTGQPYEMPPALTDPAPSQSEPQERWLERITLIPGQLGRQLLKSYRGLSSAFVREMVEAAGLEPAQPTDSLSEADWQQLFCRWQEWLQALEQERFQPCWTREGYSVVGWGDIQRESHPASVNELLNVYYTGELNQQEFKQLRHQLSQKLSNLLAKLQLKANTFSERLQQSDEADKYRQQADLMMANLHAWQPGMKEIILADFETGNPTSIPLEPEKNAVQNAQSLYRRNQKLKRARAAVEPLLAEVQAEIDYLEQVESALSGLDAYREPADLQALEEIRDELISQGYLEDPEHRTQSDTPATNFYRYQSPSGFELLIGRNNRQNDQLSFRLAGDYDVWFHTQEIAGSHVLLRLPPGSVAEEADLQFAADLSAYYSRARQSEQVPVVYTEPKHVYKPKGAKPGMVVYKHERILWGRPQEGSRYLTQAGDKFS